Proteins from a genomic interval of Vanessa atalanta chromosome 28, ilVanAtal1.2, whole genome shotgun sequence:
- the LOC125074888 gene encoding ADP,ATP carrier protein isoform X1 produces the protein MSNLADPVAFAKDFLAGGISAAVSKTAVAPIERVKLLLQVQHVSKQIAVDQRYKGIVDAFVRIPKEQGLLSFWRGNFANVIRYFPTQALNFAFKDKYKQVFLGGVDKHTQFWRYFAGNLASGGAAGATSLCFVYPLDFARTRLAADVGKGDGQREFTGLGNCISKIFKSDGLTGLYRGFGVSVQGIIIYRAAYFGFYDTARGMLPDPKNTPIVISWAIAQAVTTVAGIISYPFDTVRRRMMMQSGRAKGDILYKNTIHCWATIAKTEGGSAFFKGAFSNVLRGTGGAFVLVLYDEIKKLL, from the coding sequence atgtcgAACCTCGCCGATCCAGTTGCGTTCGCTAAGGACTTCCTCGCTGGTGGTATCTCTGCCGCGGTCTCCAAAACAGCAGTAGCTCCCATCGAGCGTGTCAAGCTGCTGCTCCAAGTCCAGCATGTCAGCAAACAAATCGCCGTAGACCAGCGCTACAAAGGTATCGTCGACGCCTTCGTCCGCATTCCCAAAGAGCAGGGTCTGCTCTCATTCTGGCGTGGTAACTTCGCCAACGTCATCAGGTACTTCCCTACCCAGGCGCTAAACTTCGCTTTCAAGGACAAGTACAAGCAGGTCTTCCTCGGAGGTGTAGACAAGCACACCCAGTTCTGGCGCTACTTCGCCGGTAACCTTGCGTCCGGTGGTGCCGCCGGAGCTACCTCCCTATGTTTCGTGTACCCACTCGACTTCGCCCGTACCCGTCTCGCCGCCGATGTCGGCAAAGGTGATGGACAACGTGAGTTCACCGGTCTCGGAAACTGCATCAGCAAGATCTTCAAATCCGACGGTTTGACCGGTCTGTACAGAGGTTTCGGTGTGTCCGTACAAGGTATCATTATCTACCGTGCGGCCTACTTCGGTTTCTATGACACCGCCCGCGGCATGTTGCCCGACCCCAAGAACACACCCATCGTCATCAGCTGGGCCATCGCACAGGCTGTCACCACAGTTGCCGGTATCATCTCGTATCCCTTCGACACGGTCCGTAGGCGTATGATGATGCAGTCTGGACGTGCCAAGGGCGATATCCTCTACAAGAACACCATCCACTGCTGGGCGACCATCGCGAAGACTGAGGGAGGTTCCGCCTTCTTCAAGGGTGCCTTCTCCAACGTCCTCAGAGGCACAGGTGGTGCTTTCGTACTCGTCTTATATGACGAGATCAAGAAGCTCCTCTAA
- the LOC125074888 gene encoding ADP,ATP carrier protein isoform X2: MATTDFLAGGISAAVSKTAVAPIERVKLLLQVQHVSKQIAVDQRYKGIVDAFVRIPKEQGLLSFWRGNFANVIRYFPTQALNFAFKDKYKQVFLGGVDKHTQFWRYFAGNLASGGAAGATSLCFVYPLDFARTRLAADVGKGDGQREFTGLGNCISKIFKSDGLTGLYRGFGVSVQGIIIYRAAYFGFYDTARGMLPDPKNTPIVISWAIAQAVTTVAGIISYPFDTVRRRMMMQSGRAKGDILYKNTIHCWATIAKTEGGSAFFKGAFSNVLRGTGGAFVLVLYDEIKKLL; encoded by the coding sequence GACTTCCTCGCTGGTGGTATCTCTGCCGCGGTCTCCAAAACAGCAGTAGCTCCCATCGAGCGTGTCAAGCTGCTGCTCCAAGTCCAGCATGTCAGCAAACAAATCGCCGTAGACCAGCGCTACAAAGGTATCGTCGACGCCTTCGTCCGCATTCCCAAAGAGCAGGGTCTGCTCTCATTCTGGCGTGGTAACTTCGCCAACGTCATCAGGTACTTCCCTACCCAGGCGCTAAACTTCGCTTTCAAGGACAAGTACAAGCAGGTCTTCCTCGGAGGTGTAGACAAGCACACCCAGTTCTGGCGCTACTTCGCCGGTAACCTTGCGTCCGGTGGTGCCGCCGGAGCTACCTCCCTATGTTTCGTGTACCCACTCGACTTCGCCCGTACCCGTCTCGCCGCCGATGTCGGCAAAGGTGATGGACAACGTGAGTTCACCGGTCTCGGAAACTGCATCAGCAAGATCTTCAAATCCGACGGTTTGACCGGTCTGTACAGAGGTTTCGGTGTGTCCGTACAAGGTATCATTATCTACCGTGCGGCCTACTTCGGTTTCTATGACACCGCCCGCGGCATGTTGCCCGACCCCAAGAACACACCCATCGTCATCAGCTGGGCCATCGCACAGGCTGTCACCACAGTTGCCGGTATCATCTCGTATCCCTTCGACACGGTCCGTAGGCGTATGATGATGCAGTCTGGACGTGCCAAGGGCGATATCCTCTACAAGAACACCATCCACTGCTGGGCGACCATCGCGAAGACTGAGGGAGGTTCCGCCTTCTTCAAGGGTGCCTTCTCCAACGTCCTCAGAGGCACAGGTGGTGCTTTCGTACTCGTCTTATATGACGAGATCAAGAAGCTCCTCTAA